One genomic region from Leishmania braziliensis MHOM/BR/75/M2904 complete genome, chromosome 35 encodes:
- a CDS encoding beta-fructofuranosidase-like protein — protein sequence MPRQHCRHVGGTVSAAARALAVAVVVLALYAGVAAAIKVNLVSDVHYDPAYATADAYGACTTISALPFGQVGCDSPKSLLAIITNDIMMQRSAYTFFAGDWQRHGMTSTSLTTTDVFTPLSNYFARIVDSCIDTDFNTPRVTTVLGNNDAIPNYFFNITATPQTTLDTQVDVMKEYALLTETQGTVMSKCGYYSGIASAQLRVLALHTLVWTYKLSPALPDTETDPCGQLGWMESEINAARAAGQKVIIIGHIPPQPDVFRVISRGAVGPVEDDMYWKPMYQNAYTTLLSNNKDIIVLQLFGHTHRFAILGDAEMGVPLVVINAITPLYGNVPAYLTGDFDMATWKLKTLRQRYAQTVFIQWNDGLEVGAALGITDLTNVSAINAAVAKMFANDTLFTNYMTLRTGGTISDPCTTTFCRVYTVCAMLYATHDNLARCVRSQTPSSSSSEPTDSRDSTPTPTADPSIHVDAQPQYHLRPWKNWISNPNGPYRDPVTGKIHLYMQYNPNGPLWGDIAWYHVTSEDYVKWTRPESPVAMWADRWYDRWGVYSGTMMNNNYSEPVIVYTCTEPENIQRQCIATIPSSDLAGKRTLNTFEKSPLNPLVTEESVPGLVGLGNFRDPTEWWQDPANPDQWLIAFVARIADSDGDNAHVILFSTTDPTFQSGYSFSHSLYVYKYSTDKMLESPDFFTLHEGGEHYLKVSNMRSHRDYIVYGSYQVDPATGKYIFVEDPERSFTFVDYGPLYASKTFYDPILNRRMVWGWTNDELSSQQITSKGWSGVQNLVRGMEYDSVEKKLKTYPIPELKGLRLDHLYSRAETHPLVLVDGMPQTLIPAGINITRQHEIIVTFKLSSMEPFNGATYYTDSTAPEFGVMIRANANLSQHTTVSVRMPEATQQPIANCAQDMTCTPIKVYAGASTNAAGNCSAECAKDRTCVSWTYTTSPSPTCALYWKTSQRVYNTTAQSGTVNIPMLYMDRTHSGSIGSSQPILGRSPVKQRNPNVVRLHIFVDDSVIEVFKDGGLETMTGSLYLPRGESQTGIAVYTKNMGSVTVTASAEIFSLGSAFTADTDPKLIRSYTNSYYNLLSAMGVAR from the coding sequence ATGCCTCGTCAGCATTGTCGCCACGTCGGTGGCACCGTGTCGGCAGCCGCTCGTGcgctcgccgtcgccgtcgtcgttcTTGCCCTCTACGCAGGTGTTGCGGCAGCGATCAAAGTCAACCTGGTCTCCGATGTGCACTACGATCCAGCTTACGCTACTGCCGACGCTTATGGCGCCTGCACCACCATTTCGGCCCTGCCCTTCGGTCAGGTCGGTTGTGACTCACCCAAATCCCTTCTGGCCATCATCACCAACGACATTATGATGCAGCGCTCCGCCTACACGTTCTTCGCAGGTGAttggcagcggcacggcaTGACTTCCACGTCTCTGACGACGACCGACGTGTTTACGCCGCTGTCGAACTACTTCGCGCGCATCGTAGATAGCTGTATAGATACTGACTTCAACACCCCGCGCGTGACGACCGTCCTCGGTAACAACGACGCCATTCCAAACTACTTCTTCAACATAACGGCCACCCCGCAAACCACCCTGGACACACAGGTCGATGTAATGAAGGAGTACGCGCTGCTGACCGAAACGCAGGGTACGGTGATGTCCAAGTGCGGTTACTACAGTGGTATCGCcagtgcgcagctgcgcgtccTGGCGCTTCACACCCTGGTGTGGACGTACAAGCTGTCGCCAGCCCTTCCCGACACCGAGACGGACCCGTGTGGGCAGCTGGGGTGGATGGAGAGCGAGATCAACGCAGCTCGTGCTGCGGGGCAGAAGGTGATCATTATTGGTCATATCCCTCCACAACCCGACGTCTTCCGCGTGATCTCTCGCGGTGCCGTTGGCCCTGTGGAGGACGACATGTACTGGAAGCCCATGTACCAGAACGCCTACACAACCCTGCTGTCCAACAACAAGGACATCATCGTCCTTCAGCTCTTCGGTCACACCCACCGCTTTGCTATCCTCGGCGACGCGGAGATGGGGGTGCCGCTCGTCGTCATCAACGCCATCACGCCACTGTATGGCAACGTGCCCGCGTACCTCACCGGCGACTTCGACATGGCCACATGGAAACTTAAAACCCTGAGGCAACGGTACGCTCAAACTGTCTTTATTCAGTGGAACGATGGTCTGGAGGTAGGCGCCGCCCTTGGCATCACCGATCTTACCAATGTCTCGGCGATCAATGCGGCAGTGGCAAAGATGTTCGCAAACGACACGTTGTTTACGAACTACATGACTCTCCGCACCGGCGGCACGATCAGTGACCCGTGCACAACGACGTTCTGCCGCGTGTACACTGTGTGTGCGATGCTCTACGCCACGCATGACAACCTCGCCCGCTGCGTGCGTTCGCAGActccgtcgtcctcgtcgtcggaGCCGACTGACAGTAGGGACAGCACCCCTACCCCGACCGCCGACCCGTCGATCCACGTCGATGCCCAGCCGCAGTACCATCTCCGTCCCTGGAAGAACTGGATCAGCAACCCCAACGGCCCCTACCGCGACCCCGTCACCGGCAAGATTCACCTGTACATGCAGTACAACCCCAACGGCCCGCTGTGGGGTGACATCGCCTGGTACCACGTCACGTCGGAGGACTACGTCAAGTGGACGCGTCCTGAGTCGCCGGTTGCCATGTGGGCCGACAGGTGGTACGACCGGTGGGGCGTCTACTCCGGCACCATGATGAACAACAACTATAGCGAGCCGGTCATTGTGTACACCTGCACGGAGCCGGAGAACATCCAGCGCCAGTGCATCGCAACCATCCCCTCGAGTGACCTGGCCGGCAAGCGCACGCTGAACACGTTCGAGAAGAGCCCGCTGAACCCCCTTGTCACCGAGGAAAGCGTTCCCGGGCTTGTGGGCCTGGGGAACTTCCGCGACCCAACGGAGTGGTGGCAGGACCCCGCCAACCCTGACCAGTGGTTAATCGCCTTCGTGGCCCGCATCGCCGATAGCGACGGGGACAACGCGCACGTCATCCTCTTCAGCACCACCGACCCGACCTTCCAGAGCGGCTACAGCTTCTCTCACAGCCTCTACGTCTACAAGTACAGCACTGACAAGATGCTCGAGTCCCCCGACTTCTTCACGTTGCACGAGGGCGGCGAACACTACCTCAAGGTTTCCAACATGCGGTCGCACCGCGACTACATCGTCTACGGCTCCTATCAGGTTGACCCGGCAACCGGCAAGTACATCTTCGTCGAGGACCCCGAGCGCAGCTTCACCTTCGTCGACTACGGCCCGCTCTACGCCTCCAAGACCTTCTACGACCCCATCCTCAACCGCCGCATGGTTTGGGGCTGGACAAACGACGAGCTGAGCAGCCAGCAGATCACATCGAAGGGCTGGTCTGGCGTGCAGAACCTGGTGCGCGGCATGGAGTACGACAGCGTCGAGAAAAAGCTCAAGACGTACCCGATCCCGGAGCTGAAGGGGCTGCGTCTGGACCACCTCTACTCACGCGCAGAGACCCACCCGTTGGTACTCGTGGATGGCATGCCGCAGACCCTCATCCCGGCTGGCATTAACATCACTCGTCAGCACGAGATCATTGTCACCTTCAAGCTCTCCAGCATGGAACCCTTCAACGGAGCCACCTACTACACCGACAGCACGGCACCTGAGTTTGGAGTCATGATCCGTGCCAACGCGAACCTCAGTCAGCACACAACTGTCTCGGTGCGCATGCCggaggcgacgcagcagccgatcGCCAACTGCGCGCAGGACATGACGTGTACACCAATCAAGGTGTACGCTGGTGCCAGCACCAACGCCGCGGGCAACTGTAGTGCGGAATGCGCGAAGGACCGCACGTGCGTTTCGTGGACGTACACCACCTCGCCATCGCCTACGTGCGCCCTGTACTGGAAAACAAGCCAGCGCGTGTACAACACGACCGCGCAGAGCGGCACAGTGAACATCCCAATGCTGTACATGGACCGCACCCATTCTGGCTCTATCGGCTCCAGCCAGCCTATCCTCGGCCGCTCGCCTGTGAAACAGAGGAACCCTAATGTGGTACGCTTGCACATCTTCGTCGACGACAGCGTCATCGAGGTCTTCAAGGATGGTGGTCTAGAGACCATGACTGGCTCTCTCTACCTCCCTCGCGGCGAATCGCAGACGGGCATCGCCGTGTATACCAAGAACATGGGCAGcgtcaccgtcaccgcctcGGCCGAGATCTTCTCGCTAGGCTCAGCGTTTACCGCAGACACTGACCCGAAATTGATCCGCAGCTATACAAACAGCTACTACAACCTGCTCTCAGCCATGGGTGTCGCCCGGTAA
- a CDS encoding conserved RING finger protein, whose protein sequence is MVTQPSTSLPAPQPQAHYHHDQATATSPSRRPSPISLANFSFTQFFFALDEAAAEEQRVTAEATAAAPVITVTTASTLPSAMTPPTTMPLVSAATLSFHNCVLLKLSLTCALCSRLLRYQPAAIETCGHCFCYDCINKALENGCAPLMIEWPWCTLEKEVGAAEVRWAAATVASISAKSLCHSTAAETPGDTPQATEETADGHSNHDEVQVVASPGPRATPSNVAPPSRQPRKTRKVRQVCPLCLGPAFKWMLVPLQPLADLCSSLHSAYPGLEEALGQLTASTLNSAASSTASREASANSDEAQGQIGRDVQGHVQPASGFTGLITAAFAPRPSLPSAEDWRCSPDGEDEEVERRRRRSSGGPRKEITFAPDIASRVSNIPTPIAADAHTTANQASGPVAEVACTAHNAGVETIEEEPSDSAEAEENDGSVAREALAAALSCSADLIPAPAIPAPAFSAVTPHRLSPSSWLCGAELNTPDPTPLCPEDLLGHSPADASKAENTQQGGNGNVDSMVNLHLAPVHQHAKAAQDTADAAANTNSSRFVPPFFAAQHRYRVLLDTPLTPSVKNDGLWLVVTSPRRKGEAGRLAPPPTRLPGPPDSIDAILRARASFTPEWSVVWDGVDEGKNVNSSGGDEGCSCTMAPASQCLYSTVRLAEVDEEECAVREETSGESGVAGEHRRPVPPGAPSRVSRHTVRDALASVHIQDVWDLHTAVVRRHPQLPSCFAVLRHGCVRWRENLAAAAAADDSESAVDSIGSGAMHPPPPILCVVGHYPRQSCVSCRGDSSGLRLLPKLTPTACTALVLGVPCLDVAWVTAPTSAPWTEHAVSGWKTSTDVVGGAPLPLKSVQRRLNAFQKGLEQLTAVPRASSSPQHLTEPLPASWMATTQRALLTHLHPTTQACGTQNDASTTVPHAAAETYLYFLLPDGATRQLSEMLYHQWIRDESCQSQRAENTSPVAPTPPPLSSRKRSRDAIRDSSVVHGMGDWSVTDGHPQRAWRRLLLVAGGAAVELSRTLFEALVATAAALEGGGSVAKERSATDTTSLVNSLTSHLRYRHTSDTDNLWIHVDVADGWREPPPPSPSAGNAVHSHRAQHTLFLLYSVAVARDVFAQLLEVKDVRVKSACGSPYSSSPASVSPSTGEHCAARTCAHLRRFKAFLDRLATLVSLAAAPVLPDCASVHGGASHRQEARPSSWLLENIAQGRRSAGSSVAISPLSQTLSSSEPAMERRNAALFSIGECDAGGERHVGEAGHLPPQRVGVYRSLLYTDTP, encoded by the coding sequence ATGGTGACTCAGCCTTCAACCTCGTTGCCCGCGCCGCAACCACAGGCTCATTATCATCATGACCaagccaccgccacctcacCGTCGCGCCGACCCTCGCCGATATCCCTCGCCAACTTTTCTTTCACGCAATTCTTCTTTGCGTTggacgaagcagcagctgaggagcagcgcgtcACTGCGGaagccactgcagcagccccTGTGATCACCGTAACAACGGCGAGCACTCTGCCATCTGCGATGACGCCACCCACGACAATGCCCctcgtcagcgccgccactctctccttccacAACTGCGTCCTTCTGAAGCTAAGCCTCACGTGTGCTCTCTGCAGTCGACTGTTGCGGTACCAGCCCGCCGCCATCGAAACCTGTGGCCACTGTTTCTGCTACGACTGCATCAACAAGGCCCTGGAGAACGGATGTGCGCCACTGATGATCGAATGGCCGTGGTGTACACTAGAGAAGGAGGTGGGCGCCGCTGAGGTGCGATGGGCTGCCGCGACTGTGGCGTCCATATCAGCGAAGTCATTGTGCCACAGTACAGCGGCGGAAACTCCAGGAGACACTCCGCAGGCGACAGAGGAGACTGCAGATGGACACAGTAATCACGATGAGGTGCAAGTGGTGGCTTCTCCAGGACCACGGGCAACTCCCTCTAACGTtgcgccgccgtcacgcCAGCCGCGCAAAACACGCAAGGTGCGCCAGGTGTGCCCCCTGTGCCTCGGCCCTGCCTTCAAGTGGATGCTTGTTCCTCTGCAACCGCTAGCAGATCTCTGCAGCTCTCTACACTCGGCGTACCCTGGGttggaggaggcgcttgGGCAGCTCACAGCAAGTACGCTGAACAGCGCTGCATCCAGCACGGCGTCACGGGAAGCGTCTGCAAACAGTGACGAAGCACAGGGACAAATCGGCAGAGACGTACAGGGGCACGTGCAACCTGCCAGCGGCTTTACCGGCCTCATCACAGCCGCCTTTGCGCCCCGCCCGTCACTGCCCAGCGCTGAGGACTGGCGGTGCAGTCCGGATggggaggacgaggaggtggagcggcgccgtcgccgcagcagcggagggcCACGGAAAGAAATCACATTTGCTCCCGACATTGCATCGCGGGTGTCGAACATTCCTACCCCGATCGCTGCCGATGCCCACACAACTGCGAATCAGGCTTCTGGCCCTGTTGCTGAGGTCGCGTGCACGGCACACAACGCGGGCGTAGAAACCATCGAGGAAGAGCCCTCCGACTCAGCTGAGGCTGAGGAGAACGACGGTAGTGTGGCAAGAGAAGCattggcggcggcactgagCTGCAGTGCCGATTTGATTCCCGCGCCCGCCATCCCTGCCCCAGCGTTCTCCGCGGTGACGCCCCATAGACTGTCGCCCAGTTCGTGGCTGTGCGGTGCTGAACTCAACACGCCGGACCCAACGCCGCTGTGCCCAGAGGATCTGCTGGGGCACTCGCCTGCAGATGCCAGCAAAGCCGAAAACACTCAACAAGGCGGAAATGGGAATGTGGATTCGATGGTTAACCTTCACTTAGCGCCTGTCCACCAACACGCGAAGGCTGCGCAAGACACCGCAGACGCAGCGGCCAACACGAACTCCTCTCGCTTCGTGCCTCCATTCTTCGCCGCTCAACACCGCTATCGCGTCTTACTTGACACTCCCCTTACACCGTCCGTCAAGAACGATGGGCTGTGGCTGGTGGTGACGTCTccaaggagaaagggagaggcaggTAGActggcgccaccaccaacGCGTCTGCCGGGGCCACCAGACAGCATCGACGCGATTCTGCGTGCACGCGCCTCCTTCACACCAGAGTGGTCGGTCGTGTGGGACGGAGTGGACGAAGGGAAAAACGTcaacagcagtggcggtgatgaAGGCTGCTCCTGTACGATGGCACCCGCGAGCCAATGCCTCTACTCCACTGTAAGACTTGCGGAGGTCGACGAAGAGGAGTGCGCTGTCCGTGAAGAAACGAGCGGCGAAAGTGGTGTCGCTGGCGAACATCGACGTCCTGTCCCGCCGGGGGCACCGTCAAGGGTGAGCCGTCATACGGTGAGAGACGCCCTGGCCTCTGTGCACATACAGGACGTCTGGGACTTGCACACAGCAGTGGTCCGTCGACACCCCCAGCTGCCTTCGTGCTTTGCTGTTCTGCGGCACGGTTGCGTTCGCTGGCGAGAAAAcctagcagcagcagcagcagcagatgacAGTGAGTCTGCAGTTGACTCGATAGGCAGCGGTGCTATGCACCCCCCGCCACCGATCCTGTGCGTGGTGGGGCACTACCCACGGCAGTCGTGCGTGTCGTGCCGAGGCGACTCATCAGGCTTACGTCTTCTCCCTAAGCTCACCCCGACTGCTTGCACAGCGTTGGTGCTGGGTGTCCCATGCCTGGACGTGGCGTGGGTCACGGCACCGACATCTGCGCCTTGGACGGAGCACGCCGTATCTGGGTGGAAGACGAGCACTGACGTCGTAGGTGGCGCACCATTACCTTTAAAAAGTGTGCAGCGGAGGCTAAACGCATTTCAGAAGGGGTTGGAGCAGCTGACGGCGGTGCctcgcgcttcttcttcaccacAGCACCTCACAGAGCCACTGCCGGCCTCTTGGATGGCCACAACTCAACGCGCGCTCTTGACACACCTGCACCCCACCACGCAAGCATGCGGCACACAAAACGACGCTAGCACCACCGTCcctcacgctgctgcagagacGTACCTGTACTTCCTCCTGCCAGACGGCGCCACGCGGCAGTTGAGTGAGATGCTCTATCATCAGTGGATCCGTGACGAGTCGTGTCAATCTCAGCGGGCAGAGAATACGTCTCCGGTGGCACCGACACCTCCCCCATTATCGTCGCGCAAGCGAAGCAGAGATGCGATACgtgacagcagcgtcgtACACGGTATGGGCGACTGGTCGGTGACGGACGGTCACCCGCAACGAGCTTGGCGAcgtctgctgctggtggccggtggtgcagcagtggagcTCTCGCGGACGCTCTTCGAGGCCCTCGTTGcaaccgccgctgccttAGAAGGGGGCGGCAGCGTGGCCAAAGAGCGCAGTGCGACGGACACAACCTCTTTGGTGAATTCACTGACCTCACACCTGCGGTATCGACACACCAGTGACACCGATAACTTGTGGATCCATGTGGATGTGGCGGACGGCTGGCGcgagccaccgccgccgtcgccgtcggcagGGAATGCAGTTCACTCCCACCGTGCACAGCAcacgctcttcctcctctacagcgtggcggtggcacgtGATGTCTTTGCGCAGCTGTTGGAAGTGAAGGATGTGCGCGTGAAATCGGCGTGCGGTTCACCTTATTCTTCATCGCCGGCGTCCGTGTCACCGTCGACGGGAGAACACTGCGCCGCTCGAACCTGCGCGCATTTGCGGCGCTTCAAGGCTTTTCTCGATCGCCTCGCCACGCTTGTCTCcctcgcagcggcgccggttCTTCCCGACTGCGCCTCCGTGCACGGCGGTGCATCACACCGACAGGAGGCTCGCCCGTCCAGTTGGTTGTTGGAGAACATCGCGCAAGGACGCCGTAGTGCCGGCAGCAGTGTTGCCATatcgccgctgtcgcagacgctgagcagcagcgaaccAGCAATGGAGCGCCGCAATGCTGCTTTATTCTCAATAGGCGAGTGTGATGCAGGCGGCGAACGGCACGTTGGAGAGGCAGGGCATCTTCCACCGCAGCGGGTTGGAGTATATCGCAGTTTGCTCTACACCGACACGCCGTAG